A window of the Mesotoga sp. Brook.08.105.5.1 genome harbors these coding sequences:
- a CDS encoding carbohydrate ABC transporter permease, translating into MKKIPMIILYVILFAASVVWIYPYIWMLLSSFKPTNEIYGGFLPSQFTLDNYRFILEAADKMERPFIQALGNSIFISVTVTFGVLVTSALVGFGLSRLSFKGRNVIFNFIIFQMIFPGFLFIVPLYVLIRNLGLIDTRTALILPSLVSAWGVFMFTQSFRAVPNEYLEAARMDGANDLWIITKVLIPLTSSTVSIVGLFTFIGIWDNFMWPLIVVSDYSKMPLSVLLASFNMQYGSYLGPVLAGSVLQTMPMVVIFLVFRKYFLQGISMSLK; encoded by the coding sequence ATGAAGAAGATACCGATGATTATCCTTTATGTCATTCTCTTTGCCGCCTCCGTCGTATGGATCTACCCATATATATGGATGCTGCTATCGTCTTTCAAGCCAACTAATGAAATTTATGGCGGATTCCTGCCGAGCCAGTTCACCCTTGATAATTATAGATTCATTCTAGAAGCCGCCGACAAGATGGAGAGACCGTTTATTCAAGCTCTTGGCAATTCGATATTCATATCTGTAACCGTTACCTTTGGAGTACTAGTGACCTCGGCTCTCGTTGGCTTCGGACTATCAAGGCTAAGTTTCAAAGGAAGAAATGTGATATTCAATTTCATAATATTTCAGATGATATTCCCGGGATTTCTTTTTATTGTCCCTTTATATGTCCTCATAAGGAATCTCGGTCTAATTGACACCAGAACGGCCCTCATACTCCCTTCCCTCGTTTCCGCTTGGGGTGTCTTCATGTTTACACAGTCCTTCAGAGCCGTTCCAAACGAATACCTTGAAGCAGCTAGAATGGATGGAGCAAACGACCTCTGGATAATCACGAAGGTGTTGATCCCGCTAACTAGCTCGACCGTATCTATCGTTGGACTCTTCACATTCATCGGAATATGGGATAATTTCATGTGGCCTCTAATAGTTGTCAGCGATTATTCAAAGATGCCGCTTTCAGTACTTTTGGCAAGCTTCAATATGCAGTACGGAAGTTACCTGGGACCGGTTCTTGCAGGTTCTGTC
- a CDS encoding sugar ABC transporter permease has translation MRKRLKTIDAIKGWSLSGGYLVYTAIFWGYPFVWLLILALSKWNYFTPRKFIWFDNFIKLFQDELFWRVFLNTFNFMLYFIPMVLGLSLLFALGLKKVKMFRTFFILAFLVANVSSGVAYSIIFQKLFAINGPLNSITRSIFGITIPWFSSPQLATLSIAMMVTWKFIGYYGLILFSGLQAIPESLYESAELDGAGKMTRFFRITLPLINPSIVMVLVLSLTLTFGIFTEPFLITGGGPMRTTYTFQMLIYTTAFQKINPGYASALAIIVALLSYGCVLLTRKLVEREVEMV, from the coding sequence GTGAGGAAGAGATTGAAAACCATCGACGCAATAAAGGGCTGGTCTCTGTCAGGAGGATACCTAGTATATACAGCGATTTTCTGGGGGTACCCGTTCGTATGGTTACTGATTCTGGCACTCTCGAAATGGAATTACTTCACACCCAGGAAGTTTATCTGGTTTGACAATTTCATTAAGCTCTTCCAGGATGAGCTATTCTGGAGGGTCTTCCTGAACACCTTCAATTTCATGCTTTACTTCATCCCAATGGTTCTCGGTCTCTCCTTACTCTTTGCTCTTGGCCTGAAGAAGGTGAAGATGTTCAGGACCTTCTTCATACTGGCATTTCTCGTTGCCAACGTCTCCTCCGGAGTCGCCTACTCGATCATATTCCAAAAGCTGTTTGCGATAAACGGTCCCTTAAACAGCATTACTAGGTCTATTTTCGGAATCACAATCCCCTGGTTTAGCAGTCCACAGCTGGCAACGCTATCTATCGCAATGATGGTAACCTGGAAATTCATTGGTTACTACGGTCTCATTCTTTTCTCAGGGCTTCAGGCAATACCGGAGAGTCTATATGAATCTGCTGAACTGGATGGAGCAGGAAAGATGACGAGATTTTTCAGGATCACTCTGCCCCTTATAAATCCGTCGATAGTTATGGTTCTGGTTCTCTCCCTTACTCTAACTTTTGGAATATTCACCGAGCCCTTCCTCATTACGGGAGGAGGTCCGATGAGAACCACATATACATTCCAGATGCTCATCTACACGACAGCATTCCAGAAAATCAATCCGGGATACGCATCGGCGTTGGCAATCATAGTGGCTCTTCTGAGTTACGGATGCGTGTTGCTCACCAGGAAGCTTGTTGAAAGAGAGGTGGAGATGGTATGA